One genomic region from Sparus aurata chromosome 15, fSpaAur1.1, whole genome shotgun sequence encodes:
- the LOC115596097 gene encoding neurofilament light polypeptide, with amino-acid sequence MDNRPGFPHRITPDAHLHYRPRRSTSDTRGTPTGMNLTDPLSGKLTEKELMNGLNGRLAGFIEKVHHLEHQNHLLEREIEDIRGKAKAASSLEEEYGPELRKLRQLVQDITHQKHQIEIEHQNLEDELCGLRRQHEREARSRSDAEGTIVVLKKDISDAYQAKLQLDKKAQALVDEIHFLKRNHEAEVSELFDQIQDAQVAVREQEFGNPGVTAALRDIRAQLEGHTVSDFQQVGETFRSQFARLTEAAESKREALKASQQEIQEYRRRLQAKNIELDCAKGTREAMEKQLHDVEDRHKEEVIHYQNTIKELENELINCKFDMSGYLREYHDLLNVKMALDVEILSYRKLLCGEEARLSTMSNTHISLPYIYHQSPVYTLPCLSRPGGPHRRAEPQYKFVEEIITETTREIEMSEFEETGSEETEVGKDEQEKRDRGGCEEGEEEEDDDNKDGREEDGEQMCDSEHNQVASAGNLENGGEVSDGEKGQTGKEAVDNGGDSGIDKNAQNKLSENIAEETEEQHQKVAEKPKVEKDAAVKMEADQKDLPSKADDLKQKVLAEEESLDKSDEKSEKDSFISAQVKMTVDETLAQVSKEPDKTQELSSVVQVQDKASTLASETAEKPADFTADIKSTLSVETGELSVKAQVSPSTTTKSEEKENSHTEPKEISKSEAAKVEDKVAKSNQDAKHDSNKGQDEESSLKANAKSLPEVKDQKPSSGEKPPTVQTELPKESTCTNADNKELHQGAPEISQVQKSKLSDVSEKNK; translated from the exons ATGGATAACAGACCCGGCTTCCCGCACAGAATCACCCCAGATGCGCATTTACATTATAGACCGAGACGTTCAACATCAGACACCAGAGGGACGCCCACGGGCATGAATCTGACCGACCCGTTATCTGGGAAGTTGACCGAGAAGGAGCTGATGAACGGCCTGAACGGTCGTCTTGCGGGATTCATAGAGAAAGTGCACCATCTGGAACACCAGAACCATCTGCTGGAGAGGGAGATCgaggacatcagagggaaaGCGAAAGCCGCATCCAGTTTGGAGGAGGAGTACGGACCCGAGCTGAGGAAACTAAGACAGCTGGTTCAGGACATCACTCATCAGAAGCATCAGATCGAAATAGAGCATCAGAATTTAGAGGACGAGCTGTGCGGCTTGAGGAGACAGCATGAGCGGGAGGCGCGCAGCAGATCCGATGCCGAGGGCACCATCGTGGTCCTCAAGAAAGACATCAGCGACGCGTATCAGGCTAAACTACAGCTGGACAAGAAAGCACAAGCTCTCGTGGACGAGATCCACTTCCTGAAGAGAAACCATGAGGCCGAGGTGTCGGAGCTGTTTGACCAAATCCAGGATGCGCAGGTGGCAGTCAGGGAGCAAGAATTTGGCAACCCCGGCGTCACTGCGGCACTCCGGGACATCAGGGCACAGCTGGAAGGTCACACCGTGTCCGACTTCCAGCAGGTAGGAGAAACTTTCCGATCTCAGTTCGCAAGATTAACCGAGGCGGCTGAGAGCAAGAGGGAGGCGTTAAAAGCGAGCCAGCAAGAGATCCAGGAGTACAGGAGGAGACTGCAGGCCAAGAACATCGAGCTGGACTGCGCTAAAGGCACCAGGGAAGCGATGGAGAAGCAACTTCATGACGTGGAGGATCGCCACAAGGAAGAAGTGATTCATTACCAG AACACAATCAAAGAACTTGAAAATGAGCTCATAAACTGCAAATTTGACATGTCGGGTTACCTGCGGGAATACCACGACCTGTTAAATGTAAAGATGGCTTTGGATGTGGAGATACTGTCTTACAG GAAACTTCTCTGTGGTGAGGAGGCCCGGCTCTCCACCATGTCAAACACCCACATCTCCCTGCCCTACATCTACCACCAGTCCCCCGTTTACACCCTACCTTGCCTCAGTCGCCCGGGAGGCCCGCACAGACGGGCCGAGCCCCAGTACAAGTTTGTAGAGGAGATCATAACGGAGACCACCAGGGAAATTGAGATGTCAGAGTTTGAGGAGACAGGAtcggaggagacagaggtgggAAAGGATGAGCaggagaaaagagacagagggggatgtgaggagggggaggaggaggaggatgatgataataaagacGGTCGAGAGGAAGATGGTGAGCAGATGTGTGACAGTGAGCACAATCAAGTAGCATCGGCAGGGAATTTAGAGAATGGAGGAGAGGTGAGTGACGGGGAAAAAGGTCAGACAGGTAAAGAGGCAGTTGACAATGGAGGAGACAGTGGCATAGACAAAAATGCTCAAAACAAGTTAAGTGAGAACATTGCTGAGGAAACAGAAGAGCAACATcaaaaagtagcagaaaaaccGAAAGTAGAGAAAGACGCTGCGGTGAAAATGGAAGCAGATCAGAAAGATCTCCCTTCAAAAGCAGATGATTTAAAGCAAAAAGTcctggcagaggaggagagtcTGGATAAATCGGATGAAAAAAGCGAAAAAGACAGTTTTATCTCCGCTCAGGTGAAGATGACAGTTGACGAGACCTTGGCTCAAGTGTCCAAAGAACCAGACAAAACTCAAGAGCTAAGCAGTGTCGTTCAAGTGCAAGACAAGGCTTCCACTTTGGCTTCagaaacagctgagaaaccagcaGATTTTACAGCAGACATAAAAAGCACTCTGTCTGTAGAGACAGGGGAGCTTTCAGTAAAGGCTCAAGTATCACCAAGTACAACGACCAAGAgtgaggaaaaggaaaacagcCATACAGAGCCAAAGGAAATAAGTAAATCCGAAGCTGCAAAAGTTGAGGATAAAGTAGCAAAAAGTAACCAAGATGCTAAACATGATAGCAATAAAGGCCAAGATGAAGAGTCATCACTAAAAGCTAATGCTAAAAGTCTTCCTGAAGTGAAGGATCAGAAGCCAAGCAGTGGTGAAAAACCGCCAACAGTCCAAACTGAGTTGCCAAAGGAGAGCACATGTACCAATGCAGATAACAAAGAGTTACACcagggggcgccagagatcAGCCAGGTTCAGAAATCAAAGCTGTCTGACgtttcagagaaaaataaataa
- the comtd1 gene encoding catechol O-methyltransferase domain-containing protein 1 isoform X2 — translation MAADIKMLFCVGLAVVLSGVGESAFVGKSHSKGKDDAVLQYVVNNSLREHPVLTKLRLRTLEDQWSVMMVASEQAQFMANLIRLINATKAIEIGMYTGYNALSMALAMPTNGVVVACEIEETYVNIAKPFFKEAGVENKINVQHEIAMKTLDALIAGGEAGTFDFVFIDADKFNYDRYYEKSLELIRKGGVISIDNVLWSGKVVNPAPADVTSQGLDALNKKLHKDERIDLSMLTVGDGLTIAIKR, via the exons ATGGCTGCAGatattaaaatgctgttttgtgTTGGGCTTGCTGTTGTACTATCAG GTGTGGGAGAGTCTGCCTTTGTTGGGAAGAGCCACAGCAAAGGGAAGGACGACGCCGTGCTGCAGTATGTTGTTAACAACTCACTGAGGGAGCATCCGGTCCTCACCAAACTAAGGCTG AGAACCCTTGAAGACCAGTGGAGTGTCATGATGGTTGCAAGTGAACAAGCACAGTTTATGGCAAATCTCATCAGACTGATAAATGCAACTAAAGCTATTGAGATTG GGATGTACACAGGCTACAATGCACTGAGCATGGCATTGGCCATGCCAACTAATGGAGTTGTGGTGGCTTGTGAAATAGAAGAAACCTATGTGAACATTGCCAAACCGTTTTTTAAGGAG GCCGGAGTTGAAAACAAGATCAATGTACAGCATGAAATAGCCATGAAGACACTGG ATGCACTGATAGCAGGCGGGGAGGCGGGAACCTTTGACTTTGTGTTCATCGATGCTGATAAATTCAACTATGACAGATACTATGAGAAGTCCCTTGAGCTCATACGAAAAGGGGGCGTCATTTCTATTGACAAT GTGCTGTGGAGCGGAAAGGTTGTGAATCCGGCTCCTGCTGACGTCACCTCGCAGGGTTTGGATGCTCTCAATAAGAAGCTGCACAAGGACGAGAGGATCGATCTGAGCATGCTCACTGTGGGCGACGGGCTGACCATTGCCATCAAACGCTAA
- the comtd1 gene encoding catechol O-methyltransferase domain-containing protein 1 isoform X1, with protein sequence MKHSNNLRNPGGSVVSQQRTVRSWKEMRVTDVSRIGGNGSCCRSVPPRSGVGESAFVGKSHSKGKDDAVLQYVVNNSLREHPVLTKLRLRTLEDQWSVMMVASEQAQFMANLIRLINATKAIEIGMYTGYNALSMALAMPTNGVVVACEIEETYVNIAKPFFKEAGVENKINVQHEIAMKTLDALIAGGEAGTFDFVFIDADKFNYDRYYEKSLELIRKGGVISIDNVLWSGKVVNPAPADVTSQGLDALNKKLHKDERIDLSMLTVGDGLTIAIKR encoded by the exons GAGGCAGTGTTGTTAGTCAGCAGAGGACTGTAAGGAGTTGGAAAGAAATGAGG GTGACAGACGTTTCTCGGATTGGCGGTAATGGCAGCTGCTGCCGCTCTGTTCCTCCTCGCTCAGGTGTGGGAGAGTCTGCCTTTGTTGGGAAGAGCCACAGCAAAGGGAAGGACGACGCCGTGCTGCAGTATGTTGTTAACAACTCACTGAGGGAGCATCCGGTCCTCACCAAACTAAGGCTG AGAACCCTTGAAGACCAGTGGAGTGTCATGATGGTTGCAAGTGAACAAGCACAGTTTATGGCAAATCTCATCAGACTGATAAATGCAACTAAAGCTATTGAGATTG GGATGTACACAGGCTACAATGCACTGAGCATGGCATTGGCCATGCCAACTAATGGAGTTGTGGTGGCTTGTGAAATAGAAGAAACCTATGTGAACATTGCCAAACCGTTTTTTAAGGAG GCCGGAGTTGAAAACAAGATCAATGTACAGCATGAAATAGCCATGAAGACACTGG ATGCACTGATAGCAGGCGGGGAGGCGGGAACCTTTGACTTTGTGTTCATCGATGCTGATAAATTCAACTATGACAGATACTATGAGAAGTCCCTTGAGCTCATACGAAAAGGGGGCGTCATTTCTATTGACAAT GTGCTGTGGAGCGGAAAGGTTGTGAATCCGGCTCCTGCTGACGTCACCTCGCAGGGTTTGGATGCTCTCAATAAGAAGCTGCACAAGGACGAGAGGATCGATCTGAGCATGCTCACTGTGGGCGACGGGCTGACCATTGCCATCAAACGCTAA